The DNA sequence CTCACGCTCCGCGCTCACGCTCCGTACACTGAGCACTTTAGGTGTCTACATTCTGTGTGGTGCATTCGGATACGTGCGTGTCCATACAGGTGATCGGATCTGAGACCAGCTGCAAACCTGAGTGGCCGGCAACACTCACCTCCCGCACAACATTCCCCAGAGATTCCTGGCTCATTACCACCTTCCTGCATATAAACGATAAAACCCCAGCCCACTTTACTACATTATTACACTCTTTACTACAGTCCTCCATGCCAAGCACAAAACCTGCCTATGCAACATCCACACCAATGTGGCCAAAACCAGAGGTGGGCAATTccggtccagagagtaaaaatccagatcaagattttatttcaaccacccagttcagtataaagcaggggtgtccaatcttatccgcaaagggccgctgtgtgtgtgggttttcgctgcaactccctaattagattactaattagaggactgattggctgaagagtcctcacacctgggtttgaacagctgacctacaggttatcccctgtatacacaccggccctttgcggatgaGATTGGGCATCCCTGCTATATAGCATCAGTCACAGAActctcaactggttggttgtaacaaaatcttggtctggacttttgctatctggacctgaattacccacctctgacCAAAGCAGCTGCCTGTTCAACTGAATAGAGTCACGACTCTACGGTGAGGGACAGAAACATATATATTTACAGTTTTAAAGATGAGTAGATGAATTTCCACCTACACAGCAGCGGTTTAATCTATTCTGGGCTCCTTTAAACTAAGGAGCCATTTGAAGTGTGTTTATGAAAAAATGGAACAGAAAAGTATGTACTTGTTCACTGACTGACCCTCCCTCCACCCTGAGGAGTGCTGGTACCTGAGAATCTTCCGGGACACGGTGAGGGTGAAGTTCCCCTCACTGTCCGGCTGGTAGGTGGACGGGACGACAGCGTAGGCCCCCGGGGGCAGGCTGCACTGGAGGCTGACCTCCTGAGTGTAACAGTGTGGAACGCAGCTGGCCTGGGGCTCCTGGCCTTGGGTGATGCGGGGTTCTACGAACCCGTCGGGAACCTGGcgaacccccagcccccaccgcaaaaaaaaaaaaaagacacaaacgcgcacacaccAGTGACTATGCTGAAGCTGCACAATCATGACACATGATCCAAATATCTATACCCTTCCAAGGCCCGCCAATCTACAGGTACCACCTTAAAAAGGTCATGTCTGGCTGACTGCTTCTGCGGGACCCCTCCCCCAAAGAAACAGATTTCACCCACTTATACAGGTGGATGTTTACTGGAGCAGATCAGGGATGTAATGTCACTGTAAGGGACAACAGCGAGACCCTGGCGTTTCTCAATACTAAAGACGCAAAGACTGTGCTTGTGGTCTTGACAAGACTGGTCTCCCTAACTTGCCTTctaagaatgaacttggggtgcAAAGAATCATGGGATTGATCCTATTTGGTGAAGATGCAACTGACATATCCTTCATATTTAGGGCGAGCCAAGAACAACATCCGGTAGATTTTTACCGTCTGCTGTAACCTCTGTTCTTGAGTATgagaactggtcttcggcaatggaagatgatgtaaaacaggTTCGAGAACACAAGTAGAGTCAAGTACgtatattgagaaacaccccctGTGACTTGCATGGGCTCAACATTCAAGAAAACTTTATTAACAGAAATTCATCATAACAATTCTGACAAAatgagtaaataaaaacaaccGAATCACTATGTCAGAGTGCAGTAACGCCACAGTCAGCCCTGCATACCTGATAGATGTGGAAGCCGATGGGCAGAAAGGCGCTGGGGGGGCCGTGCTGCCGGAGGCTGACCCTCACATTGGGCTCCTCACACTGCAGGCTCACCAGAAGCAGCACATGTGGGTTCGTCCAGTGGGAGGGGAAGTTACGGCTGCCGCCTGCAGACTGCCCCGGGACCCAGGACCCCTGGGAAGAGTGGATCTCCCACTCCCCATCCGGCACCGCCAGCGGCGGGACCCCAGGGGCTTCTACTaggctggggggtgggagaggCAAAGCGTCACCAGACGcctgcccacccccaccaaaCCGAAGTTCGGCTCGACTCGTATCCTCACCCACCTCAGAACGAGGGCCGCGGAGGAAAAAACCCGCAACAGGAAGCTGGCTTCCGCCCCCGGGAGGAAGGTGCTGGGGACGACGAGGTAGGCGCCCGCGCTGAGACCTGCGTACACGCTGACCTCACGCTGGTAGGCGTGGCAGTGTGTCGACACACTGGCCGGCTTGTTCAGGGTTCGAACCAGGTTAAAATGCTTCTTCTCCACCTGAAAAGAAGAAACACGTACACAAACTCCATTACCACAATCATGAATTAAAAGCAGGGTCATCTCAGGACGGGGTTTGAGAAAAATATTATACAATAAGAATGACCTTATTAACCAAGTCAACACTGAAATTACTTGCTTTGTACCCAAATATGTGTAAGTTCTACGATACTTatgataagtaaataaaaccttcCAAATGTGAAGTCCAATGGCATGGTGCTGGAAGTCAggccctctgctgcccccttgtggtcctACAGAGTCGATGCACCCCTTAGAGTCTGCAGAGTTCCTCCATAATCGGTGCTGGAGCAGCGACACCAGCACCTCCCCCGGATCCTTCATTTGCAGCCAGAACTTTGGGTTGCTGCCAAAGCTACTGTTGTTACGGCAACCGCCTGAAGAGTGACCTTTGATCCAACAGCTGCCTATTTGATAGCTGTGTGGCAACTCGCAGCCTATTGGACAGACATAAGATCACAATCGATCGCACCGGCATCCGGATCAAAGCCAAATGACGTGCAGTAACAATGAACCCTGTCTGTACCTGTataaatacttaaaataaaTCCTTGGCTGCCGATTGGATAGCCCACTGTGACCTCATCAAATTCTTCTAGGAACTCCGCCTCCTCCATCCAGAACTCTCCTTCCTCTGTACGGCTCAGTAGGTCCAGAGCGCAGGTTTGGTCCATTTGTTCCCAACGCTCCCCACTAAATGATTTAAACATACGCAATTTTTCTGCTGCTGTCCACCTCACACCAGGAAGCACATCCTCCACCATCTATTGGTCAAAGCCTTtagccccctcccaccccccccaatccccaTCCAAAATGCTCCATcccttaaaaaaacacacacaaacccttCTCTCCAGGCACCTCCCCAGGTAGGCCGGCCCCAGGGGTTTCGAACCCTCAGCAGACGCACCGCTGCACCGGAAGCCACCGGTAGGTCGATCCATTCCATCACGCTGAGTGCGTGGTGCTGCCCGAGCTCGCTGGCACCTGGGGCACAGAGGGGACACGCCGACAGCTGGCGCCAGTCGCTTCTGCGCTCATGCTACAGCGACGCTCCGAACCAAACATGCAGTGACACGGCAAAATAAAAGCTTGACGTTTCCAGccacctgtgctgcttggcTTTCGTGCATAAAGTGACCATCCATTCCATTTAAGGGTATGTTACATGTACCAATAGGTACAAAGGACAGAGTCAAGACCGTTATGAAGGCAAAGAGAGGGCCTTATGGTTGATTTCAGACCAGCCCTATAAAATACACACATTAGCTTTGTATGTTCTGAAAGATACTGTGAATGACTGACCCAAGCCttacacaaaataaacattttagttCACAGTGTTTTGTTAAAGGACCAGCTTAATCCAGAGGTGGGCAATTTTATCCTGAAAGGGCCGCTGGGTATATGCCTGCCCCTGGTTTAATCCATTCAAGAATATAACTGCTCTTTCAGCTCTTACCACCAGGGGCACTGTGCACAGAGCCACTGATCGAACATAAGCCTTTCACAGCCTGAAGACTGTCAAGATCAAGCCTCCGTCTTCCCTTGTCCGTCTGTCCAAGTGGGTCTTCCTCATTCCCAGAGTCCTTCAGGCTCCACTGCTCAGCCAGTCCCCCAGTGAGGTCTACAAGGGCTTCAGCCACCTGTCCAGCCCACAGCCGCTCATAAGAGCCACGGAGCCTGTGAAAGATTTATATTGCGGTACATCAACTTAATTGATGCTAGAGGGAATTTCTTGCACATACAGCGGCAGGTACGTAGGgcacagacaaacatacatGCAGTGCAAAACAAGCAAGGTGCAAAGACAGAACACCGTGCAAACAACTGAACGTGGTGCAAACTAAAAAGTACACAAATAGAATcctgaaaaaaacagaatattatACAGTATTAATTAAATAGATGTTAAGAAAACGCAGCAAATTAGTAGATGGCTAGTAAGGACATACAAGCCACTCTGAGACAAACTGATTTAATAATTACCATGCAGTAAGTACATATTAATATTCTGAAGACCACTGCAGTTGGGCTATCTTCACAAGTAACCAGCCAGTCTGGCTTTGACAAAAGATCAGCATCCACACGCTACATCGCTAGCAGTGGTTAGCATTAGCTTTTCGGGAGTACTCACTTAGCGTAAGCTTTCTCCAGTAATGGCACCCAGAACACGCTGGGAGACTGGCAGTGAGAGAAGCAGAGCCGGGAGCTCAGGCAGGGCAGACAGTCGTCCACGCGGACATCCACCCAGCGGCCAAACCTCCAGAAGCGGAAGCGGAACTTGCCCTTATAGCTACGGTCACCCCACTGCGGCTGTCCTGGAGGAAACACCTGTGGCAACAACACTGATATCAGGCGTAAAAAATGCTTGGTGAATGTTAACTCCAACCAGCCCCATTTCACAAGCAGAGCATAAAGAAAGACAAACAGACCCATTTTAGCAGAGAGTTCAGGTCTGTTAGCACTACCTTGTCCATCAAGTGCTTGTTCTTCAGCAGCGCGGTGCAGGCACACAAGAACCAGCAGTCTCCCAGAATGCCTTGCTTTGGGTGACCTTCCTTGGGATTCTCCGGGAACAGTTTGGGCGACGAGCAGATTTCCTGGACaggtatattattatttatattagtCCAGCTCATAAATTGTGACATTCTCTAGATTTACTAGGTGATGCAAGAACAGCATGTGCAAAACCATAATGCGGAAGACAAGCATCAGATCTGACCACAGGCCAAAAGCATttataaatgtgtcagactGCTCAATATATTGCACAAGGATGCATACGGCAGAAGATGTTCTCACCTGCGGGCGCATCCATTCTACCGCCCCCTGTAGTCTGGCGATGGGAGTGCTGCAGTCAGAGAACAGGGAGCAGTCGGCCGGTGCGAAGTCCGGGTCGATGAACAGGCTGCCGCTCGGCTCCATCGGTACCAGCAGGAAGCCCCCGATGCAGCTCAGCTTATCGCCGTCACCTGCATTCCTACCAATTCAGATAAATTAGCTCACAATTTCAAAAAGTTTCTCATTAATTTTGCTTTTTTCATCGGCACAAATTTCCATTTTAGGTAAAATAAACATTAGTTAAGAGCATTTAGTGAGATTATAATAGTTCATATGAATAGCTCACTAAAAGATAAGAGCTACGAAGGGCCATAAGACTGAACTTGCAATATAGCACCTATGAATCGTCGCACAGGAAGCGAAAGACAAGAAAGCGTTTGAAAAATACGGATTGGATCGTTATACCATTTTCGGAATTGCCCTGGAAGGTGAATATATGACATACTACGGTCCTCCCTGATAAATAATAACAGTTAAGGCGATTGAAAGGATAATGGACGTGTCGACTGCTATAGAATTGAATATAGAAGTTGGACTGCGAGCAGTACGTTTAGGAACTGAAAGGCGATGGGTCAGACTGCAGACGTGCACAACAAACCACCGCGATGCAAACGGCTGCATTACCGGGGCTTTATGTGCGGACAGATACTCGTGTGCCGCGGGACGCTTCCTGAGCGAGCAGCCAGCCAACCCGACGCTACAGCACGGCCGTGATTCAGCTAATAAACGGAGATAAACCTAAAGGCACCTGGATTAATACCTAGCTCGTGTGCTTCCGTCGACGGGGGAGGTTTCCCTCCGGGAAGAGGAGCGATTGCACCGCCCTTCCGCCGCGATGCGCTCCTCTGTCTCTTATCCGCCTCCGGTGGCTCTCAGCGGAACTACAAGCGCGTCGCTGATGTATCGCAATTACAGCTGCTGCCGGGGCAAAGAAACACGCGAAAAAttatacattcatttatttatccaTCTGTGCATCTGGATATCTTTTAGCCGCCCCGATTTCGGGTTTTTCCACGGGGAAACCGCCAAAACTGAATTATTTCTGCCAGCATGTGAAACTGAATTCTAATTTCTAATTAAGATTACTTATTTACCCGGCAGTAAAGAAGTTTGTGGCTATCTATTTTACAGCAGATATTCGGGAGAAGTGATTTTGTCAATGGTAAATCCCTCAGAATTTTGTAGGACCTTTTGCTACCGTGATCCCGCAAACTAAGTGAAGTTCCTTAAACCCGAGGGTGTCAGATATAAACATTTTACACCAAAAGCTTTAAAATCAGGACAGTTAAATCACTAGATAATAGTCTAATTTTAAATTACGTTTAATGCCCTGCAAgagaaatttaataaattaaaattacttCGTTGTCAGAAGTGTGTAATCAGTGAATGGCACACAGTTCTTCATCcatgtataaaatatttattttcatatctTAAGCATTCGACAGTTTCAAATCATCAATGTTATCAAATTTTGAACAAAAGTGCACACTTTTAGATATAATACTGATcaaaacatttcaaatgaaattaaGTGAGTGACCACAGTGTTCTAAAAGCAGAACAATAGCACTGGTCCTAGTTATAAAACTTGAGTCTGGATCGAAACCAGGAGAACATTCTCTTCAGGTGTGGCCGGCGTCTTTGGGACTGATGCCATCTCAGGGTTCAGCCCTTTCTGCTGCTGCAAATAAAGTTATTTATACAGAATTATTGTGCCATAGTGGTTTAAGGGAAGTGCGAGCCTGAATGTAACGTTTGAAAGATAAACGGCTCCCTGACATGGTTTTTGAGTGAACAGCATGCCTGGGCTCACCATGCATCAGTTAAGGACAGACTTACTCGATTATACTCATGGCTTTCTGTACCCATTTGTCTTTGGGGTTGGCGCAGACCCTTTTCTTATTATTTGTGAAGAAGCTGTGGACAGAACAGCACTCATATAAGCACATGTGTCATTCCAAGGAGCAGGTAACTCAAGgtggaaagccatttagcaataccagggacctgattcaaaaagcaggatttctagCTCAGCCAGACAACTTAAGGTCCCCCAGTTTAAATgaattttatctttgttcatttacatttaacccaggctaccttaaatctgacaagttatccggataagcaagaaatcttactttctgaaacaggcccaAGTTCCAGCCAGGTTATTGTTAGCCATTGTACACATTACGtgtattttgtgcataaaaAATACCATATATGCCCACAGATAGCAGTTGGACAGTCCTACATGTGTGACcgacttaataataataagacgtaagtgctaataaacagtaaataactacagctttaacttctgttgataaagggagCAGCCACCTTGATTTCTGAGGTCAGGATTGCACAAGTTGCTCTGACTTTCTGAGTCGGAATTCCGACTTCAGGGGgcattccagttgaaatttccaacTAGGAACTTGGAAATTCCGACTTCCAAGTTCGAATGGAACACAGCATTAGCACGTGTGTGAAAATGGCTGCAAGCTTTCGCCCCTTTACCAGCTTTCCATGTAACAGCTGTGTGGTGTCGCCGGTAGGAGTCTCATTTACTCACATCACTGCATTGATGTTGCAGTATCCTGTAATTCTCTGGGGAATGTAGTCCCTTAGCATGCTCACTGGAACTGGCTTCTCATTGTAACTCGTACAGCACTGCGCAGATCCTGTGTAAACAAAtgcttttatgtttttttcaatTTTAGAAATTCGTTTAAAATATCTAGAGCAGCATCACAAATCGTACAGGAGCGGAACTGATTTTAGGTGAAAAGTATTCAGGTAGCTAGTGGGTGATGAATGTTCCAGTTTACATAGGTTGAAGTTCTTGGGCTACACAAACAGAACACTGCCGGATGTCTTCATAAGGGCAATACAGAAACAACACAGAGGTCTAACTGGCAGCCGCTGACATCTTAATGATGTCCTAGTTTCACATTAGCATATTTGTATGAATATGTTTTGCACTGGCACTGTAATGTATCTGGAACAGGTCTTATGTACTTACTCATCTCCCCCAGAGAAACCAGTGCCACCAGAAGGACAAGCAGAGTCGGAATGATCACAGCGAACTTTGCCATCGCTTCAGATGTTCGTCCCCTAGATTGCGTCGATCAGTGCTTTGTTCTGTCTGAGCTACCCGGCCCCTTCCAAGCCCTTATAAACACGTTCAGTGGCTGGAAATTCTACAAGACTTTCTGGAGACCCGAACCCAAAACGTTCCGATTCCCGGAAAAGTAGGTCAGCGGGAAAGCTGACGCCGCAGCTCTGTCATGAAATCCCCGCCTCGTGTGGGCACCACATTCGAGCAGCATTTGGTGATATCGTTCATTATTTTATACTTTACTAGATAAATAATTTCTCATTTTTATAaatgtgagggggggagggaatgAAGTTCGTGAAAAGTCAAAGGCACTAACCAGACCTTTAGTAGATTAGGTCAAACCAACCCCAGGCAGAAACTCTTTTATCTTTTAACTCTTCTCTTTTATCTAAAGCAAGATACAGTTGAAAAAGCAGAGATggccctggagcaattggggttaaggatCTTGTTCAAGGCTCAGTGGTAAAACCAATCTGCCAGCCACAGTATCTAAACTGGTGACCATCTGATCACTAACACAGCAGTCTAACCTGCTGGGCCACAAACCATTATAGAGACCATAAGGGCCACTTTAAAGGAACGTTTACCAAAGAATGGTCAACAATAATCGTCGTATAAACACATCACAGGCTCTATGCACATGTCAGCTCTATCTGAGGATGCCAAGAAGAAGTACTACACTGAAGACTGCAAAAGAACACCGGAGATTCGGGTCCTTTGTAGAAAAATGCGTTTGTGGTCTACGAATGTTGTGGCCTCAATGCAAAATGTCTCAAAACTGAACCTGATTCATCCCTCAGAGATCAGTCACTCAAGAGCACAGAATCGCTCTTTTTATCTTCATCTCTTTGCTTTCTCTCCTGGAGTCTGTGGGAGGGTCAAAAATTTGTGTCAAACACCGGCTCTTGGACACAACTTGTTGCCCCCGGTCAGAAAACTGGAACTGGGAGAGACGTTTTTAAAAAAGTTAGTTCTCCAACATGACAGTGAGCCAGCAGTGGAGTGGCTGCAGAACACAAACATAGACCTCCTGCAGTAACCAAGTCTGCAGGCTGACTTCAGGCCTGTTGAAAGGCCTGCATGTGCTTTGAAGAGGGCAGACCCCCCCAGCTCTCTAATATAACTATGTCGGCGCTTGATGGTCTGGTGAGGACAAATGGACCTATATTTCCAAATCCAGTTGTGCTATACTTCTGGACACCTAACAAAAAGATTTATGTAAGTAATCCAAGCAAAAGAATGTTCTACCAACTATAAGACAAATGGAGTGCACAATTACACAAAATATATTACATCTTTTTTGTCAGGGCATTACCGCAATTCTCCTTCACTGATATGTGTCaatctattttttttatactgGAATCTTCTTTGCTTGATTTTAGGTTGTTAATTAATTCAATAATTGTGTAAccagaggtgggtaattcaagtccagagagtaaaagtccagaccaacattttgtttcaaccaaccagttgagtataaagagtcacagaaaCAGAGTACTCTGGGTGtttgaaactaaatcttggtctggactttcaCTCTCTGGACCGGAACTACTCACCTCTGTCTGTAACCCCAGAAAACCATATTTGCAGGGGTGGATAGTtcagtaaaaatccagaccaagatttttttcaaccaaccagttgagtactacTTTCCAGCTCTAAGTATTAGGCAGTATtaggcatatatatatattaataactgtttttttttacatttactttgtataaaaaataaatatgtttactTGTATTCCAGTCCATAGAACTGTGTGGAATTATTCTCTTTCTGATCACAAATTAATTTGGACATCAGAAAGATTGATAAGAAGTGTTTGTATGAAGCTATGTCTTCCAGTCGAATTTATATGACAAAGAAATGGAATGTAGGGGAAAAATATTTCTAAAAAGCGTGAATTCAAATTTTAACCCCACCCTCCAAACAATCGAAACACTAAATCCGCTTAAATTGTACTGGTCACCGAGAACAACATCATTCAGTAGGTCAAATTGCATCCTTATCAAAAAGTTGAGGTTTTTGAAGGGAAATTTTTGCATAAATCATACGGAACTGAAATGAGTGGGGAGGATTGTAGCCACAAAATATATTAAGTTGAAATAATATTACAAAAGATCAAACCTCAGGTTGAAGGGAAAGTTTTTGCAGCGAGGTAACCAAAGAATCAGAGGAAAAACCCGACTTCACCATGACCCATTTCGCTTTGAGGAAATGAAGATGCTCCACTTTCTGAAGGACTTGATGAAGAACAACGTGCTTCTGacctaaataaaaaaaaaaagacggtTTGAGAACTGCATGTGCTCAACCACCAAGTGCATGTGAATAActtaacttttaaaaatataaataaaatgagtcgCAGAGGAATCTATGGTCTTCGCAGGGGAAAGTCAACAATCAGATCATGATACAATTACAAGAGGAAACATTATAAATGACATACACAACATTACAATAATGTTTTCTTTAAATAATGCTTTAATCTTAACATACACAgatgtggacaaatttgttggtaccgttaaagctcattgaaacaatatttattttagaaagatatgctaaaatagtatggacagatttgttggtacccCTAAATAAGACTATTTATGCTTGCATAATAGTTTGGTTTCAAACTTGtgtcttatcttatcttatcttggCAAATACCTTGCGTTACAAATACCACAGATTGCTGATAAGAGTTCACTGTTCCCTGTCAACTAGAAGCCAAGTAGAACAGAGTATAAGAATGACGAAGCATAAAGCATCAAGAAGAACATCTGACATAAATAAACGCCAATATAACTAGGCGGGATTTTGTTGCAAATATATATAGAGCCGTTTCAAACTATGTGTTTAACCTTAATTATTATCACAGGAGCTTTCAAGCGtttcatcagccattcagcctgattaaaagggaaagaacatgctACTGTGTTGTTCGCCATCATTGTCTGCACCACACTGAACTATtgacagaaaaaacataaaaaagccagagTGGAATTTGCCAAAAGGCATGTTGACAAGCCCCACAGTTTCTGTGAtaatgtcctttggactgatgagacaaaactggagctttttggccagtcacatcagctctatGTCTACAGAAGGAATAatgaagctttaaaagaaaagaacaccaaacctactgtgaaacatggaggggccaccatacctactgtgagacatggagggggcaccatacctactgtgagacatggaggggccaccatacctactgtgagacatggagggggcaccatacctactgtgaaatatggagggggcaccatactgtacctactgtgagacatggagggggcaccatacctactgtgagacatggaaggggcaccatacctactgtgagacatggagggggcaccacacctactgtgaaacatggagggggcaccatacctactgtgagacatggaaggggcaccatacctactgtgagacatggagggggcaccacacctactgtgaaacatggagggggcaccacacctactgtgagacatggagggggcaccatacctactgtgagacatggagggggcaccatacctactgtgagacatggaggggccaccatacctactgtgagacatggagggggcaccatacctactgtgaaatatggagggggcaccatactgtacctactgtgagacatggagggggcaccacacctactgtgagacatggaaggggcaccatacctactgtgagacatggaggggccaccatacctactgtgagacatggagggggcaccatacctactgtgagacatggagggggcaccatacctactgtgaaatatggagggggcaccatactgtacctactgtgagacatggagggggcaccacacctactgtgagacatggaaggggcaccatacctactgtgagacatggagggggcaccacacctactgtgaaacatggagggggcaccacACCTACTGTGAAATatggagggggcaccatactgtacctactgtgagacatggagggggcaccatactgtacctactgtgagacatggagggggcaccatacctactgtgagacatggagggggcaccatactgtacctactgtgagacatggaaggggcaccatacctactgtgagacatggagggggcaccacacctactgtgagacatggagggggcaccacACCTACTGTGAAATatggagggggcaccatactgtacctactgtgagacatggagggggcaccatacctactgtgagacatggaaggggcaccatacctactgtgagacatggaagGGGCACCAcacctactgtgaaacatggagggggcaccatacctactgtgagacatggaaggggcaccatacctactgtgagacatggagggggcaccacacctactgtgaaacatggagggggcaccatacctactgtgagacatggagggggcaccatacctactgtgagacatggagggggcaccatactgtacctactgtgagacatggagggggcaccatacctactgtgagacatggagggggcaccatacctactgtgagacatggagggggcaccatactgtacctactgtgagacatggag is a window from the Paramormyrops kingsleyae isolate MSU_618 chromosome 21, PKINGS_0.4, whole genome shotgun sequence genome containing:
- the capn10 gene encoding calpain-10 isoform X5; translated protein: MEPSGSLFIDPDFAPADCSLFSDCSTPIARLQGAVEWMRPQEICSSPKLFPENPKEGHPKQGILGDCWFLCACTALLKNKHLMDKVFPPGQPQWGDRSYKGKFRFRFWRFGRWVDVRVDDCLPCLSSRLCFSHCQSPSVFWVPLLEKAYAKLRGSYERLWAGQVAEALVDLTGGLAEQWSLKDSGNEEDPLGQTDKGRRRLDLDSLQAVKGLCSISGSVHSAPGGASELGQHHALSVMEWIDLPVASGAAVRLLRVRNPWGRPTWGGAWREGGERWEQMDQTCALDLLSRTEEGEFWMEEAEFLEEFDEVTVGYPIGSQGFILSIYTGCELPHSYQIGSCWIKGHSSGGCRNNSSFGSNPKFWLQMKDPGEVLVSLLQHRLWRNSADSKGCIDSVGPQGGSRGPDFQHHAIGLHIWKVLFTYHKYRRTYTYLGTKQVISVLTWLIRSFLLYNIFLKPRPEMTLLLIHDCGNGVCVRVSSFQVEKKHFNLVRTLNKPASVSTHCHAYQREVSVYAGLSAGAYLVVPSTFLPGAEASFLLRVFSSAALVLSLVEAPGVPPLAVPDGEWEIHSSQGSWVPGQSAGGSRNFPSHWTNPHVLLLVSLQCEEPNVRVSLRQHGPPSAFLPIGFHIYQVPDGFVEPRITQGQEPQASCVPHCYTQEVSLQCSLPPGAYAVVPSTYQPDSEGNFTLTVSRKILRKVVMSQESLGNVVRETSYISVMRS
- the capn10 gene encoding calpain-10 isoform X1 gives rise to the protein MAKFAVIIPTLLVLLVALVSLGEMRSAQCCTSYNEKPVPVSMLRDYIPQRITGYCNINAVIFFTNNKKRVCANPKDKWVQKAMSIIENAGDGDKLSCIGGFLLVPMEPSGSLFIDPDFAPADCSLFSDCSTPIARLQGAVEWMRPQEICSSPKLFPENPKEGHPKQGILGDCWFLCACTALLKNKHLMDKVFPPGQPQWGDRSYKGKFRFRFWRFGRWVDVRVDDCLPCLSSRLCFSHCQSPSVFWVPLLEKAYAKLRGSYERLWAGQVAEALVDLTGGLAEQWSLKDSGNEEDPLGQTDKGRRRLDLDSLQAVKGLCSISGSVHSAPGGASELGQHHALSVMEWIDLPVASGAAVRLLRVRNPWGRPTWGGAWREGGERWEQMDQTCALDLLSRTEEGEFWMEEAEFLEEFDEVTVGYPIGSQGFILSIYTGCELPHSYQIGSCWIKGHSSGGCRNNSSFGSNPKFWLQMKDPGEVLVSLLQHRLWRNSADSKGCIDSVGPQGGSRGPDFQHHAIGLHIWKVLFTYHKYRRTYTYLGTKQVISVLTWLIRSFLLYNIFLKPRPEMTLLLIHDCGNGVCVRVSSFQVEKKHFNLVRTLNKPASVSTHCHAYQREVSVYAGLSAGAYLVVPSTFLPGAEASFLLRVFSSAALVLSLVEAPGVPPLAVPDGEWEIHSSQGSWVPGQSAGGSRNFPSHWTNPHVLLLVSLQCEEPNVRVSLRQHGPPSAFLPIGFHIYQVPDGFVEPRITQGQEPQASCVPHCYTQEVSLQCSLPPGAYAVVPSTYQPDSEGNFTLTVSRKILRKVVMSQESLGNVVRETSYISVMRS
- the capn10 gene encoding calpain-10 isoform X3: MLRDYIPQRITGYCNINAVIFFTNNKKRVCANPKDKWVQKAMSIIENAGDGDKLSCIGGFLLVPMEPSGSLFIDPDFAPADCSLFSDCSTPIARLQGAVEWMRPQEICSSPKLFPENPKEGHPKQGILGDCWFLCACTALLKNKHLMDKVFPPGQPQWGDRSYKGKFRFRFWRFGRWVDVRVDDCLPCLSSRLCFSHCQSPSVFWVPLLEKAYAKLRGSYERLWAGQVAEALVDLTGGLAEQWSLKDSGNEEDPLGQTDKGRRRLDLDSLQAVKGLCSISGSVHSAPGGASELGQHHALSVMEWIDLPVASGAAVRLLRVRNPWGRPTWGGAWREGGERWEQMDQTCALDLLSRTEEGEFWMEEAEFLEEFDEVTVGYPIGSQGFILSIYTGCELPHSYQIGSCWIKGHSSGGCRNNSSFGSNPKFWLQMKDPGEVLVSLLQHRLWRNSADSKGCIDSVGPQGGSRGPDFQHHAIGLHIWKVLFTYHKYRRTYTYLGTKQVISVLTWLIRSFLLYNIFLKPRPEMTLLLIHDCGNGVCVRVSSFQVEKKHFNLVRTLNKPASVSTHCHAYQREVSVYAGLSAGAYLVVPSTFLPGAEASFLLRVFSSAALVLSLVEAPGVPPLAVPDGEWEIHSSQGSWVPGQSAGGSRNFPSHWTNPHVLLLVSLQCEEPNVRVSLRQHGPPSAFLPIGFHIYQVPDGFVEPRITQGQEPQASCVPHCYTQEVSLQCSLPPGAYAVVPSTYQPDSEGNFTLTVSRKILRKVVMSQESLGNVVRETSYISVMRS